Genomic DNA from Perca fluviatilis chromosome 12, GENO_Pfluv_1.0, whole genome shotgun sequence:
TGGAGTCTGCTGTCAATTTTTATAACTAGGGAAACAAGACAAGACGTGCAAGTCATTAGGTTCGTCACGAACAGCTAGTTCATCTTTGACTGAATTGTTCAAACCGCTCAAAAAGGCTCCTTTAAGCGCCTCCTCATTCCATTTGGAATCTGCTGCTTAAGTCCAAAATcgtcagaaatgtattttggccctaaaccgtttagtgatttataaaccagtaaaagtattttgaaatcaattctttgaggcactggaagccagtgtagagacttcagtactggagtgatgtgatccattttcttggttttagtgaggactcgagcagcagccgttctgaatcagctgcagctgtctgattgatttttggggagacctgtaaagataccgttacagtagtcaagtctactgaacataaaagcatggacaagtttttccagatcctgctgagacattagtcctttaacccttgatatatttttaaggtgatattaggctgattttttagttatgttaatgtggcttttaaaattcaggtctgagtccatgactacaccaagatttctggctttgtctgttgtttttaacattgtcgtttgaagctgagcgctgactttcaatcgttcctcttttgctccaaaaacaaccacctccgttttttcttcatttaatttaagaaagttctggcacatccaatcattaatctgttcaatgcacatatttaattgttgtattgggctatagttccctggtgataaggttatgtaaatttgggtgtcatccgcataactatggtaacttattttgttgttttccataatctgagccagtggaagcatgtagatgttgaacagaagaggccccagaactgagcctttgGGGAACTCcgacgtcatatttgtatgctctgatgtataattacctatagacacaaagtagtccctattctttaaataggattcaaaccactttagtactgagccagaaagaccaacccagttttccaatcggtcaagcaatatgtcatggtctaccgtatcaaatgcagcactgagatcaagtaatactaagactgaaattttgccactatctgtgtttaagtggatgtcattaaagactttaactttaagagccgtctcagtgctgtggtgtggtcgaaaacctgactggaaggcatcaaaactgttgaaaaaccactttttccatgattttacttaaaaatggaaggtttgatattggcctatagttgctcattagtgtcgtgtctagattgttcttttttaggagtggcttgatgactgcagttttcagggcgtgtgggaagatacctgagagcagagatgtgtttacaatctgtagaagatctgaagccaaacaattcaaaacatttttgaaaacacccgttggtagaatatcaaggcaacaggaggaggtttttgtcctccaggtttttaaggttgattgtatgaaattgtgtcatgttggaatttgttttgcgtgcacactgtgacaacacatatcctgtacttgatatggaagcactgactgtttgtctaattttctgaattttgtctgtgaagaaggaggcaaagtcattgcaagccttggtagacaacagttcagatgctactggtactggagggttagttaatctatcaacagtagcaaacaaagcatgtgaattattattgttaataattaaataataaacttatataccttttacaatatcacaaccaataGCAAAAACAGCAAGCCTGTagcatggacacgtctgtgtgtgtgtgtgtgtgtgtgtgtgtgtgtgtgtgtgtgtgtgtgtgtgtgtgtgtgtgtgtgtgtgtgtgtgtgtgtgtgtgtgagagaaagaggagggtgTGTGTCGAAATGTAGTCTACCCAAAGActaccaaaatggctactcctgtgagctgcacaaacctatttagcctcaagagggcggtagtggtgctgggtgcacgaggAGGGGTTGACGAGGCTAGGGCACTAGAAGAGGccgagggggttgctaggcaacgcgcacgccCGTAGCTTGTATGCTAGGCTATGTGTTAGCTCTATACAAAAGCTATACAGACTCCATGTGGTTaagctagcagcgttagcttGGGAGCTACGTGACTAGCTTGCAGGAGACAGCTGTTCACCgtggtgtgtgtgagaaagaggaaagaactTGAACAGAAGGAAAAACTTCTTAATCTCTTGCGGTTTTGAAAATAACCCCTCTCTTCGTTACTCGAGACTCTAACTTAACTTGTCGTGACAGCAGAATCTGAGGTTTGGTTCAACGAGAGAAAGCGTTCTTTTCCTCGCTACTTTCAGCGAGCGGACAACTGACTCAGATTGCTGACAGTAAACTTCTCCAAGGTGGGAAGTAATGTACACAGTCTCaaacacaaaccatcaacagAGTATCGTGATCAAATGACACATTCActgaaacagattaataatcacagcCTGGACCAGTAGCACATGAttaaaatcagatcacattaatggcaaactAGTGGTCGCAAtaacctttgctcattaataaaacacactacttatctctgcccagacgtcagcCTTCTTACTGTGTGTATAGTCCATTTATTTCTGTCCAtagatttccacagaaatgaaatgGGACGGGTCCCTGGCGCTCGTCAGCGTCCCTCCAAAAAGGCAGCAAGGGGGAAAGTTTAGTCGattttgagaagaaaaacgttgtttccttctcactgcagatatgaaaaaaaacactggtgcgttttcaTAGGATCCACTGAAATTAAacccactttctccagaaaatagaagtttagcacaagcgcttgcgtGCCTCCTTTCAGCAACGTGAGTTGCAATGGAAGACAAAGGATTTTTTTGGTGACCAGGCTATTTATAGGTTAAGACcccatgctgtgtttatggtcccgctgaaccaataggaagactcgaaactcttgaaagtgtgaagactacaatcttgtagttctttgacttcctgccagttgtgaggctCTTTCCCCTCTGGCTGGGACTttcgcatagaggtgtgaacTCACAAGGCTGGGGCTCTTGCAAGTAGGCCTGTCTTTTGTCTCTGAGCtctttgtctctgagcacatgtgcaacatgtgtgtcttgtatccagaggtcagtttaatctgaggccttttggttaaaatctgGTTTAATACCACAGATGGTCCCAACATATTTATATGGTCATTTCTGGCTTGGCGCCTTTGATAACCTTAATCACacccactccccctctctctctgtcctcgcCACTCCCCACTTCCTGTAATGACTACAAGGCTGCAAGACTTACTTTTCATTTCAGGAGAAGAGACGAGGGAGGGGTGAAAATGTGTCAGACTGATGGTTTGGCTGAGGATCAGCGTCTTTTATTCATGCCAGTGGGtgtttacaaacacacacacacacacacacacacacctcagcctAAAATGAGAGCTGACTTGTCTCCCTcggcaaaaaaattaaatactaTCAGTGATTCCGAATCATTCCTGTTGTATTGTCCGTTGTCATTTCATATTTGCATGTTGCTCGCTGGGCATTTAGGGAAATACTCTGACATAAGACAATAATCTTTAGCTTGTAAAGAAGAAGGTCACGGTTCTAAAACAGAAGTAAGCATGCAGATACAGTAGCTAATGTGTAAAACAGAAGCTGCAGCATGCTGGAGGCTGTCAACCAAACTGATGAATGagttaaaggcatactatgtaacttttccctctttggtccccctacaggttgtctcattggaactacagcggtccaagctgtagttccaatgagacaacctgtagggggaccgaagagggaaaagttacatagtatgcctttaaagGCCAAAGAAATAGAGAACATAAATACCTGGTGTCTGATGTAGATGTTGTCCTTAAGGTGTAACCACCTGGTTGTACTTAACAGCTGtagggctctgtgtgtgtgtgtgtgtgtgtgtgtgtgtgcctgctcaTCTGTAATAGGGCTCATTTAGTCTAGATCAAtgtaagtacatttccaggataaagcctgacatctggcGCATGAGTAAGTCTTGGCCCCTCACATTCTCTGTTGCCATTCTTAAACACTGTTcactttgggaaacaacaacaaactagGAGCTAGCGAGCttcacgctgaaaatggcaagatttgaagaaaatttggacggtgcaacaaggcaggcctgtgtggttcttttggggaataattgtaaagatttacaaagaatatatttagggcatttcctctctaactgggacgttttgggaccaattggtgggattgctgtggaggAAGTACATGCGGagacagtggtggaggaagtactgactctcagtacttaagtaaaagtacaaataaccagagacatatttactttagcaaaagtagaagtaccacaatgacaaccctacttaagtaaaagtaaaaagtacctgattttaaatgtacttgtATAATGATTTATTCTCTTAATCTTATTTGCATATTACCAtttttaataagaaaaaaaagttggttAGTTGGTTAGTTTGCACCTTGGTCAGTGAGGGCACTGTGTCTAGCGACCCGTGATTTACAAAGGGGGGGGTTCACTTATTTTGATGGTGAGCTTCGACAGTATCCATACTGTCCAGTACCGCAAACAAGgactggcctttaaaaaaagttcctatcctaaccagtataaaaaggaaatatgttgttagaatcggaacgcggttggttttattcatggatgtattttaagactgTTTTATTTCCTTAACCATGGGAgcgtaagcaaataaagtgtgtgaagcagcagaAATGGGGAGGCAATATGAagaaataagatatgaacgcgtctcATGCAGCCTGGCGGAGAAATAAACGATGcagtggagagaaatagatggcaactatgatttaaaaatgggaataacaaaaaacaaacattatcaTTTTCGCTGTATTACAGAGGGTCAGCAGCACTGCGgccgggctctggagcaccggagctGGCTTGGAAGCCGATGAAGGTTTGGCGGTGccccatatactgtatatctatggcaaccaaacttcactggtgagacaaacgtgtgacagtcaggaagacgttttggcagggggaaaaactgatcagaaaatgtaaaggAACGTTGTAGAAAcatagtggagtagaaagtatagataattgctgcaaaatgtaacaaagtaaaagtcaaaagtatgcactatttaagtaaagtacagatacgtgaaaaatgtacttaagtacagtaacaaagtatttataCTTTgatacattccaccactgcgtggagatacactggtaagagctaatgaggtttaatcATGTATcggctaatttaaatagctcacattactgtattgtgtcaacagttaacttcattaaAAGGTCCGacgacatggtgctctttggatgcttttatatagaccttagtggtcccctaatactgtatctgaagtcttttatatagaacttagtggtcccctaatactgtatctgaagtcttttatatagaccttagtggtcccctaatactgtatctgaagtctcttctatatagaccttagtggtcccctaatactgtatctgaagtctcttttaatagaccttagtggtcccctaatactgtatctgaagtctcttttatataggcctcagtggtcccctaatactgtatctgaagtctcttctatatagaccttagtggtcccctaatactgtatctgaagtctcttttatatagaccttagtggtcccctaatactgtatcaagcaaggtggagggtgggggtgtggccttgaccaactgccactttgctcgtttgaaagccatgatgtctctttctcatgggcaggccaaattctctgggtgggcaaatcagagaaaggggaggtaaccttccgcCTTATGACTttataaggagaagattccagatcggcccatctgagctttcattttctcaaaggcagagcaggatacccaagcctcggtttacacctatgactatttctagccactgggggaccataggcaggctgggggaactcatattacaGTTTtgtacaatcactttgctactaatttcagaaccttgacgtcatttttcaaaactctagacataAAACTCAAAAcgatcatcacttgtaacacagactgtccaatgttcaaaacattgcattgtgcattcatatctttaaagaaatattgcacttgcacaatccttggttcaaaaaacaaatttattgtgaaataccattgaaacgttactttagatcacccgcacacaagctacccatagtttcactgtgtcatcgttcgtacaatcattaaatattgtagtacaaaataggtgatacatgtttcattatggtactacatataaatatatccctgtaaaagtactgcagtagtagagtgAATACTACAGACTAATGtggtacaagtgtgtgtgtgtattttatatatatatatatatatatatatatatatgggctgtcaatcgattaaaaaaaattaactaattacagtttttttttaatcgctttGGTACAATTTTCACAAGTAAGGtgtacattttcaaaactcttaGTACAAATATCCAAACTGATCACACTTGTAACGCAGCTAGTCATTCTTTCAAAACCTGATGTAATGTTTTCAGTCCACATGATCATCGTTTCAAACACAAGATTATTGTAATATGTAATGAGAACATTTGGTTTAATCACCGAAACACAACAGTATGATCTTCTTTCAGTTTAGTACTTTTAACAGTCAGTTCATCCAACAGCAAACAATGCAAGATACATGTTTCAAATCAGCCTTAGAAGTGCTGAAATCAATATGCTATAGTAGTATAAAATACAtattacacagttacacattaggCAATACACTTACATTACTTACATTTACATAATCTATCATTTCCAAAATATCTCTCctatgtgtaatcaagtgaagGATCATTGAAGACATCCTCTACAATCATTTGggcaaattagtttttatttttcagatatAATTGTAACATAGTTATGTTTTCTATAATGTAACTAAATGAGAACAAAACATAACAATTAGTGcacacattacattaatttGGCTCAAGCCTGTCTTGAGCATTTGGCCATAGATTCTCGTCCACATCACAATGAATGTTTTCATTGTTCAAGCACCTTGGAAAAAATCTTTTGGCATGACGAATTCATGCTTGACATTAGTCTACATTGATGTCATCACATGCATCATCCATGGCCTGAAGGAGGGTGGCACGCTCAAGGGGATGGCGATCATAgaccttccacctccatgctGAAAAAAATTCCTCAATAGGGTTGAGGAAAGGAGAGTATGGAGGCAGGTAGAGGGTCATGAATCGGGATGGGTCTGAAACCATGCTTGAACTACCTCTCGCGTGGTGAAAACTGACATTGTCCCACACAATTACATATGTGACTCCTTCACCTTGACAGGCCAGCTCAATTTCATTGAGAAACTCAATAAGATGTGCAGCATTATAGGGGCCAAGTAATGGCCTACGTCCTAGGACACCATCTTCAGAGATAGCTGCGCACATAGAGATGTTTCCTCCACGTTGTCCAGGCACTTGGACAGTGGCCGTTGGCCGATAATGTTACGTCCACGGCGACGAGTTTTGGCAAGGTTAAAGCCCGCTTCATCAACAAAAACGTACTTGTGATGGTTCACATCAGCGTCAAGCACCATAACCCTCTGAAAAATATAATTTGGTTAGTTCTTTTTACAGTGTTGTTCCAATATACATATGATGCAAGTGATGCTTCAAATAGTAACAGtaaaacaatatacagtatagtgctgtacctgaacatacTCAGCCCTTAGTTGTTTCACCCGGTCATTGTTTCTCTCAAAAGGCACCAggtaaatgtgtttcattgataCCTGGTGCCGCTTTAAAAGGCGGGCTACTGTTGGTAGGCTGATGGATGCCACATTGGCAAAGGTGTCATTGTTCTCCTCAATTTCCTGCTTTATTTCTGACAGCCGTATATCATTCCTGGCCCTCACCATTTCCACCACTGCCAACTCTTGCTGGTCGGTCAGCACACGGCCACGACCACCACTATGGGGTTTTCTGTTAATTCTAAGCATAGAACGGAGAATACTATCAATAGATCATGCTGTACAAATACTGTAACATGTTAACATGCATTACAATTTACTGTGAATGTAATAGTATACATCTTCCACACTTACCGGTTTTCTTGGCGAAAGGTTCGGATGATAGAATTGACAGTTGATCTTTTTAGATTTGGCTCAACTAATCTGGCAGCTTCTGCCATAGTAAGGCCTCGGTTCACCACATTATCAACGACGATGGCCCGGACTTCATTAGAGACAACAGTTCTGCCTCCCCCTCTCCGATGACCAACCCTTTGATGGGCCCCATGCCCACCTCTCTGACGGATCCCTCGTCCACGAGCTCTTCCAATTCCTTGCTGTCTATCCTGGTCCATGTTGAAAGAAATTGCCAGTGTTCAGACCCTCACTTATATCTAATGACCAATTGTGGTTACCCCATCTGAAATCAATTAGCAATAACGAGTTCTCTTCAGGTGTGGTTAATTTATATGTTCTTACAAAcacatattttatttctatagttctCAAAATCCATATACTGTATTGCTGAAATGGAAATATATAGGTTTACCAAATGGTTAAGTGATTAACCATTAAGATCAGTTGGATTAATTGTTGGTCAAATGTATTTACACATATCAGATGAGAAGCATATCAAAAGTATTGTGAGCATTGCATTGTGAAAGACAATTACTTCATATGAAAGGTAAGTCTTGATGACACACTGATTAGGTGTGGTGAAAAAGTGAATGTGTAATTTTGTGCGTTGTACTTAGTCAATTGAACATGTGAttacatgtttgaaaaaaaaaaactttgatgatCTGCTTTGAGTTTTGTACTAACAGTTGTGAGGTTTTACCACATACTTGCGATAATAGTACCAAAgcgaataaaaaaaactgtaattgcacaatttgctgtaattaatcgcgattaatcactttttaaaattgagactgaagcttgtaataatggatatttaaatgctaaatcacttaactttgcaaatatgaagaaaaaaacaaacaaggaaaggttctgctaagttcagaatgtttaatatctttcaaaacaacagcagcaacaatttggcttagtcctgctgaaggctgctggaaacggctaaaaactgtccgacttgagagcagatttttgtcaccgtcCCCGGCTGCTGTcgctcgtctactttacaggcgaggcgcagttcatctccaacgagcccatgttcagtcggcggcagggcagtcgggactcacccggaaatggcgaatggaatgaggtgactagtctctcaaaatctgacgaaaatctttgttgatctgaaatgaagacagattcaacaactgcacggcctatttctctcttcaaatgttttcagaaacgtgtttcagtgaactattttagtacaatatgagatcgtattctgaacagccgccatgacagtctggctttgaatttacggagaaaacaaacccatgtgacgcgttcgtccaatccactgccggttttcattactTGGGCAACGATACAGAGttgcgccgcctgctgttatatagacgtattacgtttctcagccgccacatgaagtaaacaaacacagctgcgttaatttcgttaaaaaaaatttattaattttgacagccctaataaatatatttactgtatttaacctttatttacagtatccaagtaagtcgattgagaacaaattctcatttgcaacgatgacctttcacattcacacagttccacattcatacctggaagctgcccagtacaaccccagtctgatctgcgGGCCACtgagcagtgtgtgtatgtgtgtgtgtgtgtgtgtgtgtgtgtgtgtgtgtgtgtatgtatgtatgtatgtatgtatgtatatatatatatatatataatatatataatttctcacaaaagtgagtacacccctcacattgtAGTAAATAtgtcattatatcttttaatgggacaacactgaagaaatgacactttgctacaatgtaaaagtattaagtgtacagcatgtataacagtgtaaatgtgctgtccacttcaaaataactcaacacgcagccattaatgtctaaaccgctggcaacaaaagtcagtacacccctatgttaaattcccatagaggcaggcagatttttatttttaaaggccagttatttcatggattcaggatactatgcatcctgataacgttcccttggcctttagaattaaaatagccccacatcatcacatgcccttcatcACTGGCCtaaaaatctgcctacctctatatctgcctctctctctctctctctctctcttttttttttctctctctctctatatatatatatatatatatatatatatatatatatatatatatatttatatttatttatcatcagtaacgagttggcataattggacaagcaattccaagggcctgcatgcatacagtgcagtactgtcaatactgtaaatagtcttaaaggtggtacatgggaccataaaaacagtgtctgataaacagtagtaaatTACAGTAacgaatgatgatgaaatattacatccacagatcatgtagtctaattggtttaTGCTCCACGCTAATTGGTGACAATCAATCttgttatcttgaaacttt
This window encodes:
- the LOC120570281 gene encoding uncharacterized protein LOC120570281 → MDQDRQQGIGRARGRGIRQRGGHGAHQRVGHRRGGGRTVVSNEVRAIVVDNVVNRGLTMAEAARLVEPNLKRSTVNSIIRTFRQENRINRKPHSGGRGRVLTDQQELAVVEMVRARNDIRLSEIKQEIEENNDTFANVASISLPTVARLLKRHQVSMKHIYLVPFERNNDRVKQLRAEYVQRVMVLDADVNHHKYVFVDEAGFNLAKTRRRGRNIIGQRPLSKCLDNVEETSLCAQLSLKMVS